In Dyadobacter subterraneus, a single genomic region encodes these proteins:
- a CDS encoding ice-binding family protein: MTKTTTIIRCAVLILCTAGKIFAQAPAIPIASEFGVFTGSGAITNSGTTTVKGSVGTHTGSITGSSISYSGQSHINDQTSINAESEITNVLASFSASGGTCQTLATTFGNGATLTPGNYCLGTAGVLTGNLTLNGGGDPSSIFVFNIGGELTATDANIILTGSASWNNVYFIVNGAFNLNQITSPTTSIFRGTAITSGVISLSSGSVVQGRLLSGAGAINLQGNTIYASETPLPVTLTSFTAKKGELQTTLLKWTTTAETNSDRFEIQRSNNGKVWNPIATIFAKGESTTLSSYQYSDTKPENGTNLYRLKMIDKDETFAYSRIQSTEFKMLAKTVLYPNPAIDYLTLHVDDISMIQRIQISNILGVNVYDISKAASNLSDKVDVKNFPSGMYIVRITNNTGNIAATKIIKQ; the protein is encoded by the coding sequence ATGACAAAAACTACTACAATTATTCGATGCGCAGTATTAATATTATGCACGGCCGGAAAAATTTTTGCGCAGGCTCCGGCAATTCCTATTGCATCTGAATTTGGAGTATTTACCGGAAGCGGCGCTATAACAAATAGTGGTACAACCACGGTAAAAGGAAGTGTGGGGACACACACGGGAAGTATAACAGGTTCCTCTATATCCTATTCCGGACAGTCCCATATTAACGATCAGACTTCTATAAATGCGGAATCGGAAATAACTAATGTTTTGGCATCATTTAGTGCCAGTGGCGGCACCTGCCAAACGCTCGCCACTACCTTTGGAAACGGAGCTACTTTAACCCCAGGTAATTACTGTCTGGGAACTGCTGGAGTATTAACCGGCAATCTTACGCTTAATGGCGGAGGTGATCCAAGTTCCATCTTTGTCTTTAACATTGGCGGCGAACTTACAGCGACTGATGCCAATATTATACTTACTGGCTCAGCATCCTGGAATAATGTATATTTTATTGTTAATGGTGCATTTAATCTTAACCAAATCACATCTCCCACAACTTCGATTTTCAGAGGTACCGCAATTACAAGCGGCGTAATCAGTTTGTCATCAGGATCAGTCGTTCAGGGTAGGCTTTTGTCTGGCGCCGGAGCAATTAATCTGCAAGGAAATACGATTTATGCATCAGAAACGCCGCTACCCGTAACACTGACCAGCTTTACAGCCAAAAAAGGTGAATTGCAAACTACATTACTTAAATGGACAACAACTGCCGAGACAAACAGTGATCGTTTTGAAATACAACGAAGCAATAATGGTAAAGTCTGGAATCCAATTGCTACAATATTTGCCAAGGGAGAGAGTACAACCCTGTCTTCATATCAATATTCAGATACAAAACCAGAGAACGGGACAAATTTGTATCGCCTGAAAATGATTGATAAGGATGAAACTTTTGCATACAGCCGCATACAGAGCACAGAATTTAAAATGCTTGCAAAAACGGTGTTATACCCTAATCCGGCAATTGATTATCTGACACTTCATGTGGATGATATCAGTATGATCCAACGAATCCAGATCAGCAATATTCTGGGTGTAAATGTTTATGATATCAGCAAAGCTGCCTCTAACTTGTCAGACAAGGTAGATGTTAAAAATTTTCCTTCCGGAATGTATATTGTCAGAATTACCAACAATACCGGAAATATCGCTGCGACAAAAATTATAAAACAATAA
- a CDS encoding cyclase family protein, producing MEKRVVFDFEIDFTNGGGIQGQDFRLDISNDTISDKELADFIVEDLRLLMVGKVKILNKHYIEEKHKRTVIPSFTDSKFIDLSHVIFDGLITYKGLPAPIICDYLSREKSKAIYEEGTEFQIGKIEMVTNTGTYIDCPFHRFEHGKDLSEVELEAFANLEAITVSVPDVLSIGAEYFKNLELRNKAVMVRTDWSKHWNTDQYFENHPFLTQDAAEYLRDCNVKLVGIDSHNIDDTRGKCRPVHTTLLGSEILIVEHLCNLEKLPAENYHFSAVPPKFKGAGTFPVRAFATLLI from the coding sequence ATGGAGAAAAGAGTTGTTTTTGATTTTGAAATTGATTTTACAAATGGCGGTGGAATCCAGGGACAGGATTTTCGTCTGGATATTTCAAATGATACTATTTCGGATAAAGAACTGGCAGATTTCATCGTTGAGGATCTGCGCCTTTTGATGGTTGGGAAAGTAAAAATTCTGAACAAACATTACATTGAAGAAAAGCACAAACGAACTGTTATACCCTCATTTACTGATTCGAAATTCATAGATCTTAGCCATGTAATTTTTGACGGATTAATAACTTACAAAGGACTTCCCGCGCCCATTATTTGTGATTACCTCAGCCGCGAAAAATCAAAAGCCATTTATGAAGAAGGAACAGAATTCCAGATTGGAAAAATAGAAATGGTAACCAACACCGGTACCTATATAGATTGTCCGTTCCACCGTTTTGAACATGGAAAGGATCTTTCAGAAGTAGAACTCGAAGCGTTCGCAAATCTGGAAGCGATTACTGTTTCTGTACCCGATGTACTGTCAATTGGTGCTGAATATTTCAAGAATCTGGAATTAAGAAACAAGGCGGTAATGGTAAGAACGGATTGGTCAAAACATTGGAATACTGATCAATATTTTGAAAATCATCCTTTCCTCACACAGGATGCGGCCGAATATCTGCGCGATTGCAATGTAAAACTGGTTGGTATCGACAGCCACAATATTGATGATACAAGAGGAAAATGTCGTCCGGTACACACTACCCTATTAGGTTCAGAAATACTGATTGTTGAACATTTATGTAATCTGGAAAAGCTTCCAGCTGAAAATTATCATTTTAGTGCGGTTCCTCCAAAATTCAAAGGCGCAGGGACTTTCCCGGTCCGGGCATTTGCTACATTGCTTATCTGA
- a CDS encoding helix-turn-helix domain-containing protein has protein sequence MTVQQKLNQLGLHNFTVDLGEVDIQEGLTPQQRDRLNVLLLKSGLELIYDKRAVLIERIKNVVVELVHYSEETLKIKNSEYISKKLNHDYTYLANVFSESEGTTIEHYIIAHKVERVKELLLYAELNLTEISYKLNYSSVAHLSSQFKKVTGLSPTVYKQLQINQRKTLENV, from the coding sequence ATGACTGTGCAGCAAAAATTAAACCAACTTGGATTACACAACTTTACAGTTGATTTAGGTGAGGTAGATATTCAGGAGGGCCTTACGCCCCAACAACGCGATAGATTAAACGTTTTGCTTTTAAAATCAGGATTGGAACTAATCTATGATAAAAGGGCCGTACTAATAGAAAGGATCAAAAATGTAGTTGTAGAATTGGTACATTATTCCGAAGAAACTCTTAAAATAAAAAACTCGGAGTACATCAGTAAAAAGCTCAATCATGATTACACATACCTGGCCAATGTCTTTTCTGAATCAGAAGGTACAACCATAGAGCACTATATTATTGCGCACAAAGTAGAGCGCGTAAAAGAGTTGTTACTTTATGCTGAACTGAATCTGACCGAAATTTCTTACAAGCTGAATTACAGCAGTGTAGCCCACTTATCCAGCCAGTTCAAAAAAGTAACCGGGTTATCTCCGACAGTCTACAAACAGCTTCAGATCAATCAACGAAAGACTCTGGAAAATGTGTGA